A genomic region of Rheinheimera sp. MMS21-TC3 contains the following coding sequences:
- a CDS encoding DUF5610 domain-containing protein produces the protein MSITSGSNTSTIGATKPNATPVKADENKQIKYQADQLKQANNLGIMRAAEKVSLSSNNDSLSLLYKTALEGINAELEPILGPNAAQKIYDSGIDTSPEATAERIVGFATAFYGKYKEQNPGKSEEENLDNFLKVIGGGIEKGFADAKDILKGLQVYEGEVESGVDKTYGLVMKGLSSFREKMLELAANPPQNDSKNAE, from the coding sequence ATGTCTATTACTTCAGGTAGTAATACATCCACTATCGGCGCAACAAAACCTAACGCAACCCCCGTTAAAGCCGATGAAAACAAACAAATTAAATATCAAGCTGATCAATTAAAACAGGCTAATAACCTAGGAATAATGCGTGCAGCTGAAAAAGTATCATTAAGTAGTAACAACGACTCATTAAGCTTGTTATACAAAACAGCATTAGAAGGTATTAATGCTGAACTTGAACCGATATTGGGGCCTAATGCTGCGCAAAAAATATATGACTCTGGCATTGATACTTCACCCGAAGCCACGGCAGAGCGTATTGTTGGCTTTGCTACTGCATTTTATGGCAAATATAAAGAGCAAAACCCGGGCAAATCTGAAGAAGAAAATCTAGATAACTTTTTGAAAGTTATTGGCGGTGGCATTGAAAAAGGTTTTGCCGATGCAAAAGATATTCTAAAAGGCTTACAAGTCTATGAAGGCGAAGTTGAAAGCGGCGTAGACAAAACCTATGGTTTAGTGATGAAAGGTCTAAGTAGCTTTCGTGAAAAAATGTTAGAGCTGGCAGCCAATCCACCGCAAAATGATAGCAAAAATGCAGAATAG
- a CDS encoding YqaE/Pmp3 family membrane protein gives MDKVLLIVLALLLPPVAVLLKEGVGKQLLINIVLCLLFLFPGIVHALWVTTK, from the coding sequence ATGGATAAAGTTTTATTAATTGTACTGGCACTTTTATTGCCACCGGTTGCTGTTTTATTAAAGGAAGGCGTTGGTAAGCAACTCTTAATTAATATTGTTTTGTGCCTGCTATTTCTGTTTCCAGGAATAGTGCATGCGCTTTGGGTCACAACAAAATAG
- a CDS encoding M14 family zinc carboxypeptidase — translation MQGSKFFSVTLVTLALLSTSYLALADNSAITPQLEVPHWPHTQYDSTPTVEDILGYPAASRVSSPEQIVTYFESLAAAHPDKIKLFDYGKTWEGRRLFYAVISSADNIAKLADHQQSIAALADPRVTNASTAKKLITELPGSIWIGASVHGNEISPAEATLVTAWHLLASQATENQQLLNNTLIYLDPLQNPDGRARFVSRYYSTVGIEPSSDRLSAEHNEAWPNGRTNHYLFDLNRDWFALTQPETRGKVAAFLKALPLHFIDSHEMGGDSTFFFAPSAEPLNPLVTPNQRNSLTRLGKNNGRWFDRFGYDYFTAEIFDLFYPGYGGNWPNYSGSLATTYEMASARGHHFTTQRGDVLTYADGVQRNFVAYLSSIENVANNRQALLENFYDYRRSALDKGGQRQAVQSYILPNQRDAAGHQRLAAILTEQGIEVRQTSKDFQACGKQYQAGAYVIDAAQPSHHLVRALLDADVPLDPKFLAEQERLRANNLRPQIYDVTAWSLPHLYNLDLVTCTKTVSVSADLVGSKRILSGTIQPGDATYGYIVRWGDMNAGRLLTAALREGLSLRSADSSFKHQDGREFPAGTLVFSRAANPANLTERLTKLAEQSGANIEPLANSWITSGPSIGSRAFTPVLAPKVAVLWDEPTSVLSAGSTRFIIEREFNYPTTAIRSSQLQNADLSAYQVIILPATNQAGAYEKALGEPGRENLRDWVKKGGVIITLGNATGFAVSGKKPLLQSSLISTLNEAKENTFDRVPGIIARSTVDQEHWLTAGVPEQLFTNYIGTETYAALPISKGRNVINFADADNLVASGHLWAENRQQLAGRPYLLVQPEHKGLVISFTQEPNLRAYQHGQFVLLLNAIFRGAAHASPVR, via the coding sequence ATGCAAGGTAGTAAGTTTTTTAGTGTCACTTTAGTAACGTTGGCTTTATTGTCAACAAGTTACTTGGCACTTGCTGACAATTCGGCAATCACGCCTCAACTTGAAGTGCCACATTGGCCGCACACACAATATGACTCTACGCCAACTGTAGAAGATATATTAGGCTATCCAGCAGCGAGCCGTGTCAGTAGCCCTGAACAAATCGTCACCTATTTTGAAAGCTTAGCTGCGGCTCATCCTGATAAAATTAAGCTGTTTGATTATGGTAAAACATGGGAAGGTCGGCGTTTATTTTATGCGGTAATTTCTTCTGCAGACAACATCGCAAAACTTGCTGACCATCAACAATCAATAGCCGCATTAGCCGATCCTAGAGTGACTAACGCAAGTACAGCGAAAAAGCTAATTACAGAGTTACCAGGTAGCATTTGGATTGGTGCCAGTGTTCATGGTAATGAAATTTCACCAGCAGAAGCCACTTTAGTGACGGCTTGGCATTTACTGGCTAGCCAAGCAACAGAAAACCAGCAGTTATTAAACAATACTCTTATTTATCTAGACCCACTGCAAAATCCCGATGGCCGCGCCCGCTTTGTTAGCCGTTATTATTCAACAGTAGGAATAGAACCTTCATCTGACCGCTTATCAGCAGAGCATAATGAAGCTTGGCCCAATGGCCGTACTAACCATTATTTATTTGATTTAAACCGTGATTGGTTTGCATTAACCCAACCAGAAACGCGTGGCAAAGTCGCTGCTTTTCTAAAAGCCTTACCTTTACACTTTATTGATTCACATGAAATGGGTGGCGACTCCACTTTCTTTTTTGCTCCATCAGCCGAGCCTTTAAATCCGCTGGTTACTCCCAATCAACGCAATAGTTTAACTAGGTTAGGTAAGAATAATGGCCGTTGGTTTGATCGCTTTGGCTATGATTACTTTACCGCGGAAATTTTTGATCTGTTTTATCCAGGCTATGGTGGCAACTGGCCAAACTACTCTGGCAGTTTAGCTACTACTTATGAAATGGCGTCGGCGCGGGGCCATCACTTTACCACCCAAAGAGGTGATGTTTTAACTTATGCTGATGGCGTACAACGTAATTTCGTTGCTTATTTATCCAGTATTGAAAATGTTGCCAATAATCGCCAAGCATTATTAGAAAACTTTTATGACTATCGCCGTAGCGCGTTAGATAAAGGTGGTCAACGTCAAGCCGTACAGTCTTACATCTTACCGAATCAGCGTGATGCTGCTGGGCACCAGCGTTTAGCCGCCATTTTAACCGAGCAAGGCATTGAAGTACGCCAGACCAGTAAAGATTTCCAAGCCTGCGGCAAACAATACCAAGCCGGTGCTTATGTTATTGACGCCGCTCAACCAAGCCATCACTTAGTACGCGCGTTACTTGATGCAGACGTACCTTTAGATCCTAAATTTTTGGCTGAACAAGAGCGTTTGCGAGCGAATAACTTACGGCCACAAATTTACGATGTTACCGCTTGGTCATTACCGCATTTGTATAACTTAGATTTAGTAACCTGCACCAAAACCGTGAGTGTTAGTGCTGATTTAGTAGGTAGCAAACGTATTCTGTCGGGCACTATTCAACCAGGTGATGCAACTTATGGTTATATTGTTCGTTGGGGCGATATGAATGCTGGTCGGTTATTAACCGCAGCCTTACGCGAAGGTTTGTCATTACGCAGCGCGGACAGTAGCTTTAAACACCAAGACGGCAGAGAATTCCCAGCCGGCACATTAGTGTTTTCACGAGCCGCAAATCCGGCAAATTTAACCGAGCGCTTAACCAAGTTAGCAGAACAGTCTGGCGCTAATATCGAGCCATTAGCGAATAGCTGGATTACAAGCGGACCTAGTATTGGCTCGCGTGCATTTACTCCAGTATTGGCTCCTAAAGTGGCCGTTTTATGGGATGAGCCCACGAGTGTTCTTAGTGCCGGCAGCACACGTTTCATTATCGAGCGTGAATTTAACTACCCAACAACCGCTATTCGCTCTAGTCAGCTACAAAATGCAGACTTATCGGCTTATCAAGTCATTATTTTGCCAGCAACGAATCAAGCTGGAGCCTATGAAAAAGCATTAGGCGAACCAGGCCGAGAAAACCTGCGGGATTGGGTGAAAAAAGGTGGTGTAATCATTACCCTTGGCAATGCAACCGGCTTCGCCGTGTCAGGTAAAAAACCTTTGTTACAAAGTAGCTTAATCAGCACCCTAAACGAAGCTAAAGAAAACACTTTTGATCGCGTGCCTGGCATCATTGCACGCAGCACGGTAGATCAAGAACATTGGCTAACTGCAGGTGTACCAGAGCAACTTTTCACCAACTATATTGGCACAGAGACTTATGCCGCTTTGCCTATCTCTAAAGGACGTAATGTTATTAACTTTGCTGATGCAGATAACTTAGTCGCTAGCGGTCATTTATGGGCAGAAAATCGTCAGCAATTGGCAGGTCGTCCATACTTATTGGTTCAACCAGAACATAAAGGACTAGTCATTAGCTTTACTCAGGAGCCAAATTTACGCGCTTACCAACATGGCCAATTTGTTTTATTGTTAAACGCTATTTTCCGAGGAGCAGCACACGCCTCACCTGTACGCTAA
- a CDS encoding DUF5610 domain-containing protein has translation MAITTGNTPITGVTKQTTPPNKADNGQTIKNQAAELKQANNLGILRAAEKVSLSSNNDSLSLLYKTALEGINAELEPIMGTNAAQKIYDSGIDTSPEATAERIVSFATAFYGKYKEQNPGKSEEENLESFLKVIGGGIEKGFADAKNILKGLQVYEGEVESGVDKTYGLVMDGLASFREKMLEQAAKSGQEDSNLG, from the coding sequence ATGGCAATAACAACAGGCAATACACCAATAACTGGCGTAACTAAACAGACTACCCCCCCTAATAAAGCTGATAATGGCCAAACAATTAAAAATCAAGCGGCAGAATTAAAGCAAGCTAACAATTTGGGGATCTTGCGCGCTGCAGAGAAGGTATCGTTAAGTAGTAATAATGACTCTTTAAGCTTGTTATACAAAACAGCATTAGAAGGTATTAATGCTGAACTTGAACCAATAATGGGCACTAACGCAGCACAAAAAATATATGATTCTGGCATTGATACTTCGCCAGAAGCAACTGCTGAGCGTATCGTTAGCTTTGCTACTGCATTTTACGGTAAATACAAAGAGCAAAATCCGGGTAAATCAGAAGAAGAAAATCTAGAGAGCTTTTTAAAAGTGATAGGTGGCGGCATTGAAAAAGGCTTTGCTGATGCCAAAAATATTCTTAAAGGCTTGCAAGTTTATGAAGGTGAAGTAGAAAGCGGCGTAGATAAAACCTATGGCTTAGTCATGGATGGTTTAGCAAGTTTCAGAGAAAAAATGTTAGAGCAAGCAGCTAAGTCTGGACAAGAAGACAGTAACTTAGGCTAA
- a CDS encoding DUF6677 family protein, which translates to MNKSVKALLLSAFLYPGAGHFFLKKYVMSAIFVVAFSIPLLFIFSSIISKAQQIAEQLSSGQIPFDSAAIVAAATDATTELVSKELSFNLYMLIIIWVIAIIDAYRLGSKEMKKHA; encoded by the coding sequence ATGAATAAATCAGTTAAAGCCCTATTATTATCGGCTTTTTTGTATCCAGGCGCTGGCCACTTTTTTCTTAAAAAATATGTTATGTCAGCAATTTTTGTAGTAGCTTTTTCAATACCCTTGCTGTTTATCTTCAGCAGTATTATAAGTAAAGCCCAACAGATTGCTGAGCAATTGAGCAGTGGGCAAATTCCTTTTGACAGTGCAGCCATTGTCGCGGCCGCAACAGATGCCACAACAGAGCTGGTTAGCAAAGAATTAAGCTTTAATCTGTATATGTTAATAATAATATGGGTTATAGCTATTATTGATGCCTATAGACTTGGCAGCAAAGAAATGAAAAAGCATGCATAA
- a CDS encoding GNAT family N-acetyltransferase → MSVVITEISPQYDAKIAEVIKQVGAEFGAIGEGFGPSDPEVEAMSQHYHAYDASRYFIALVNNKVVGGSGIAPFNGSSEVCELRKLFLLPQSRGLGIGKTLTEKCLEYAKSSGYSQCYLDTLHSMTTAIALYELLGFKHLQQPLAGTIHNGCDVWMLKQL, encoded by the coding sequence TTGAGTGTTGTCATTACAGAAATTAGCCCACAATATGACGCTAAAATTGCTGAGGTAATTAAGCAGGTAGGTGCCGAGTTTGGTGCTATAGGCGAGGGGTTTGGCCCTTCAGATCCGGAAGTAGAAGCCATGAGTCAGCATTATCATGCTTATGATGCTAGCCGCTATTTTATTGCTTTAGTTAATAACAAGGTTGTTGGCGGTAGTGGTATTGCCCCGTTTAATGGCAGCAGTGAAGTATGTGAATTGCGTAAATTGTTTTTACTACCACAGAGCAGAGGGCTAGGTATAGGTAAAACACTGACCGAAAAGTGCCTAGAGTATGCAAAAAGTAGCGGTTATAGCCAGTGCTACTTAGATACTTTACACAGCATGACAACCGCTATAGCCTTATATGAACTGTTAGGATTTAAACATCTACAGCAGCCATTAGCGGGCACTATCCACAACGGCTGTGATGTTTGGATGCTCAAGCAGTTATAA
- a CDS encoding DUF2157 domain-containing protein, which yields MKVTRKVLGDAVEKKIISSEQADSLFVFLQSQSQDSARFTFTHVLYYLGGLIAIGAMTLFMGIGWESFGGGGIVLISLLYAVIGLVLTHIFAAKNLAIPAGICATFVVCLTPLVIYGLQHWLGVWPDHSQYQDYHRYVQWHWLYMELGTLIVAVIVAWKYKYPFLIMPIAVTLWYLTMDISVMIAGDDFSWQIRQLVSLYTGLLMIGLAFWVDIRSRYKADYAFWLYLFGVIAFWGGLSWQHSDDELSKFFYFCINLFMIGIGVVLVRRVFVIFGAIGCCGYISYLAYNVFNDSWLFPMVLTAIGLLIIYLGILWQKHEKAITVRSRKLLPSPLRELLESKP from the coding sequence ATGAAGGTTACAAGGAAGGTGCTAGGTGATGCTGTTGAGAAGAAAATTATTTCATCTGAACAAGCTGACTCGCTGTTTGTATTTTTACAGAGTCAATCCCAAGATAGCGCAAGGTTTACTTTTACTCATGTCCTGTATTACTTAGGCGGCCTTATTGCTATTGGTGCTATGACACTATTTATGGGGATAGGTTGGGAATCCTTTGGTGGAGGGGGAATTGTATTAATCTCATTGCTTTATGCCGTTATAGGTCTGGTTTTGACTCATATTTTTGCCGCTAAAAATTTAGCTATCCCAGCGGGAATTTGCGCCACTTTTGTGGTCTGCTTAACGCCCTTAGTAATTTATGGTTTACAGCATTGGCTAGGCGTATGGCCAGACCATAGCCAGTATCAAGATTATCATCGCTACGTTCAGTGGCATTGGCTTTATATGGAGCTGGGCACCTTAATTGTTGCTGTTATTGTAGCTTGGAAATATAAGTATCCATTTTTAATCATGCCAATTGCAGTAACGCTATGGTATTTAACCATGGATATTTCGGTAATGATTGCTGGCGATGATTTTTCATGGCAAATACGGCAATTAGTCTCCCTTTATACGGGATTATTAATGATAGGCTTGGCATTTTGGGTAGATATTCGTTCACGTTATAAAGCTGATTATGCGTTTTGGCTATACTTGTTTGGTGTTATTGCTTTCTGGGGCGGTTTGTCTTGGCAGCATTCGGACGATGAGCTATCTAAGTTTTTCTACTTCTGCATTAACTTATTTATGATAGGTATAGGGGTAGTGTTAGTACGGCGAGTTTTTGTTATTTTTGGTGCTATAGGCTGTTGTGGTTACATTAGCTATTTAGCTTATAATGTTTTCAACGATAGTTGGCTATTTCCAATGGTATTAACAGCTATTGGCTTACTGATTATATACTTAGGCATCCTTTGGCAAAAACATGAAAAAGCCATCACAGTTAGGTCGCGTAAATTACTGCCTAGCCCATTAAGAGAGTTATTAGAAAGTAAGCCTTAG
- a CDS encoding Rrf2 family transcriptional regulator yields the protein MQLKKYTDYGLRVLMYLACQPKQTMTNVRIICEVFNLSANHVNKVVHHLAKLELIDTKRGKNGGFTLAKPLNSIKLDFVIRQLEGDEEWIDCNSPRCVALPACKLNGIVEQGKVLFYEHLSKYTVADLVSDNKSQLQAIFVQEFSE from the coding sequence ATGCAATTAAAAAAATATACCGACTATGGGCTGCGAGTTTTAATGTATCTGGCATGCCAACCAAAGCAAACCATGACTAATGTACGCATTATTTGTGAAGTGTTTAACTTATCAGCCAACCATGTAAATAAGGTTGTCCATCATTTGGCTAAGTTAGAACTAATTGATACCAAGCGCGGTAAAAATGGTGGTTTCACACTGGCTAAACCATTAAATAGCATTAAGTTAGACTTTGTTATTCGCCAGTTAGAAGGTGATGAAGAATGGATTGATTGCAACTCTCCTCGCTGTGTCGCCCTGCCTGCATGCAAATTAAATGGCATAGTAGAACAAGGTAAAGTTTTGTTTTATGAGCATTTAAGTAAATACACAGTCGCAGACTTAGTCAGTGATAATAAGTCTCAGCTACAAGCTATATTTGTTCAAGAGTTCTCAGAGTAA
- a CDS encoding porin family protein yields the protein MKKSYLATLAAASLLTTSGFAAANSFVDNMGPYVGASYSLLKADGDEDFDKEDNATKLFVGAQFHQIFALEAGYIDFGNYGNSVFNTDLDGYTLAIKAGIPLGERFTLYAQGGNLWWNADINATDESSDADGSDFFYGAGMAFAISESWQLLLEYTRVDVKFDRDEIGILAEIDSFDTKFDQASLGIKYTF from the coding sequence ATGAAAAAGTCATATTTAGCTACTCTGGCTGCTGCATCTTTACTGACTACTTCTGGTTTTGCTGCTGCAAATAGTTTTGTAGATAACATGGGCCCTTATGTTGGTGCGAGTTACAGTTTATTAAAAGCAGACGGTGACGAAGATTTTGATAAAGAAGATAATGCGACTAAGTTATTTGTCGGCGCGCAATTTCACCAAATTTTTGCTTTAGAAGCCGGTTATATTGATTTTGGTAATTACGGAAACAGTGTTTTTAATACTGATTTAGACGGATATACATTAGCTATTAAAGCCGGCATTCCATTAGGTGAGCGTTTTACCCTATATGCTCAAGGTGGTAATTTATGGTGGAATGCTGATATAAATGCAACCGATGAAAGTTCTGATGCCGATGGCTCTGACTTTTTCTATGGTGCCGGTATGGCGTTTGCTATATCAGAAAGCTGGCAATTATTACTAGAATACACTCGTGTTGACGTTAAGTTTGATCGCGATGAGATTGGTATTCTTGCTGAAATTGATAGTTTTGATACTAAATTTGATCAAGCCAGTTTAGGGATTAAATATACCTTTTAA
- a CDS encoding GAF domain-containing protein: MQVPPLPENEQERLKALRRSGLLDSAAEQRFDRITALVKSLFDCDIVLISLVDSDRQWFKSKQGLALEETERCFSLCAYAILSNDLMLIPDATKDPRFSDNPLVVNSPFIRFYAGVPLQSPDGYNLGTLCLIDAKSKQLDKQQQ; this comes from the coding sequence ATGCAAGTACCGCCGCTTCCAGAAAATGAACAAGAGCGTTTAAAGGCGTTACGGCGATCAGGTTTATTAGATAGTGCTGCAGAGCAGCGGTTTGACCGTATTACCGCTTTGGTTAAAAGCTTATTTGATTGCGATATTGTTTTAATTTCTCTGGTTGATTCTGATCGGCAGTGGTTTAAGTCTAAACAAGGGTTGGCGTTGGAAGAAACGGAGCGTTGCTTTTCCTTGTGTGCTTATGCCATTTTAAGCAATGATTTAATGTTGATCCCCGATGCGACGAAAGATCCACGCTTTTCAGATAACCCCTTGGTTGTGAACTCTCCCTTTATTCGCTTTTATGCTGGTGTGCCTTTGCAGTCGCCTGATGGTTATAATTTAGGCACTTTATGTTTAATAGATGCTAAATCTAAACAACTAGATAAACAACAGCAATAG
- a CDS encoding PAS domain-containing protein: protein MLATEDKLNAIIETNQLATWKYNVKTGATIFNSRWAEIVGYDLEALQPTTVNTWLALLHPDDYQRSTEALANHFSHNTDFYDCEVRIRHKLGHWVWVRERGKVITWDENKKPLIAFGTLEDISEQKQQQLALQLQQKLTAFQASILSSKQIFSADQASWAYFCQQISQELQVDRVSIWLQQGASSSLACQFLQLENETGHLDHILLSKEAFPDYFNALETNTLVAVTDAKQSADMAELVAPYLIPENITSKLDCIIMSDTGVAGILSVETTQRQRQWHSEEQRFMLTMSSIARTILSFITLKQLNDAYQHTHTLLARTSELATIGLWELSLPNFDIHWDKVTRQIHEVDDVFSPEASTAIEFYVAGENRTRIQQLLEQSINNNISFDDSFEIITAKGNRKWVRSVGEADFVNGECRRVYGLFQDITVAKQSYQALHQANTNLSLTQERLDIACQNARLGFWQAWPETGELWWSSVVYQIFGFDEATTKPSIELFEQAVHPDDIHILKASEQKAEESGVHDIVHRIILPNGEVRWVHELAKLVAQSDKGLPTLVGSVQDITAKIIADQAHHRLTSLLQTVLDAASEVSIIAIDTAGVIQLANKGAVTMLGYQADELIQQQSLTILHDKTEVTNRSVELTQKYGEPVLGVDVFTIEARRYGFERRRWIYKCKDSSELLVQVIVTPMRDEQGNISGYLCLGHDITMQEQMSFELNQFFNLSQSLLCIASPSGFFARVNKAFTQVLGHSEAELLSQPILSFVHPDDITKTQVEFANIEQGTVSAKFSNRLRHKDGHHVSLEWFTAIDPDSGKLYSAAQDVTERLKLEQLKSEFISTVSHELRTPITSISGALSLVLSGVVGEVTEESKKLLNIANSNCKRLANLINDLLDIEKLHAGKMQVELKTHCLTALLQRAVEENQTYSKKQSLKLSLQLPAEAQGWQVRVDEFRFLQIMANLISNAVKFSEENSEVIISATLQQSMLTIAVTDFGSGIAEQFKGQIFEKFSQADASDAREKGGTGLGLALSKQLAEAMSGTLSFDSTFGEGSTFYVHFPIANKQ from the coding sequence ATTCTTGCTACAGAAGATAAGTTAAACGCTATTATTGAAACCAATCAACTTGCGACATGGAAGTATAATGTTAAGACTGGGGCAACTATTTTTAATTCGCGTTGGGCTGAAATTGTTGGCTATGATTTAGAAGCATTACAGCCAACTACGGTAAATACCTGGTTGGCTTTATTACATCCTGATGACTATCAGCGCTCAACAGAAGCCTTAGCTAATCATTTTTCCCACAATACTGATTTTTATGACTGTGAAGTGAGGATCCGGCACAAGCTAGGGCACTGGGTATGGGTAAGAGAGCGCGGTAAAGTTATTACTTGGGATGAAAATAAAAAGCCGTTAATTGCCTTTGGTACTTTAGAAGATATTTCAGAACAAAAACAACAACAGTTAGCGCTGCAACTACAGCAAAAGCTTACTGCATTTCAGGCTAGTATTTTATCGTCTAAACAAATTTTTTCTGCTGATCAAGCTTCATGGGCTTATTTTTGTCAGCAAATTTCACAGGAATTACAAGTAGATCGTGTTAGCATTTGGTTACAGCAAGGGGCTAGTAGTTCGTTGGCTTGTCAATTCTTGCAACTTGAAAATGAAACTGGCCACCTTGATCATATTCTTTTATCTAAAGAAGCCTTCCCAGATTATTTTAATGCCCTTGAAACTAATACCTTAGTTGCGGTTACTGACGCTAAACAAAGTGCTGATATGGCCGAGTTAGTCGCCCCTTACCTTATACCCGAAAATATCACTTCTAAATTGGACTGTATTATTATGTCTGATACCGGCGTGGCTGGTATTTTATCGGTGGAAACCACACAGCGACAGCGGCAATGGCATAGTGAAGAGCAGCGCTTTATGCTAACAATGAGCTCTATTGCTAGAACCATTTTGTCTTTTATTACATTAAAACAGTTAAATGATGCCTATCAGCATACTCATACTTTATTAGCGCGAACATCTGAATTAGCTACCATAGGCTTATGGGAACTATCTTTACCTAACTTTGATATTCATTGGGATAAAGTCACGCGGCAAATTCATGAGGTAGACGATGTATTTTCGCCTGAAGCAAGCACGGCGATAGAGTTTTATGTCGCAGGTGAAAACAGAACTCGCATTCAGCAATTACTTGAGCAAAGCATTAATAACAATATTTCATTTGATGACAGCTTTGAAATTATAACTGCTAAGGGGAATAGAAAGTGGGTAAGATCAGTGGGTGAAGCTGATTTTGTCAATGGAGAGTGCCGGCGTGTGTATGGTTTATTTCAAGATATTACCGTGGCAAAACAGTCTTATCAGGCCTTGCATCAGGCCAATACAAATTTAAGCTTAACTCAAGAAAGATTAGATATTGCCTGTCAAAATGCTCGTTTAGGTTTTTGGCAAGCTTGGCCTGAAACAGGTGAACTATGGTGGTCATCTGTAGTGTATCAAATATTTGGTTTTGATGAGGCTACTACTAAGCCTAGCATAGAGTTATTTGAGCAAGCTGTTCATCCAGATGACATTCATATCTTGAAGGCAAGTGAACAAAAAGCTGAAGAGTCAGGTGTGCATGATATAGTTCATCGGATAATTTTACCTAATGGCGAGGTACGCTGGGTACACGAATTGGCTAAATTAGTGGCACAATCAGACAAAGGCTTACCTACTCTTGTTGGCTCGGTGCAAGATATTACGGCAAAAATTATTGCTGATCAGGCCCATCATCGGCTGACATCCTTATTGCAAACAGTGTTAGATGCCGCATCTGAGGTGTCTATCATTGCTATCGATACAGCAGGTGTTATCCAGCTAGCCAATAAAGGCGCTGTGACTATGCTAGGCTATCAAGCTGATGAGCTTATACAGCAGCAATCATTAACTATTTTGCATGACAAAACTGAAGTGACTAATCGCTCTGTAGAGTTAACACAGAAGTATGGCGAGCCTGTATTAGGTGTGGATGTTTTTACTATTGAAGCTAGGCGTTATGGTTTTGAACGTCGCCGTTGGATATATAAATGTAAAGATAGTAGCGAGTTATTGGTGCAGGTTATCGTCACGCCTATGCGTGATGAGCAAGGTAATATCAGCGGTTACCTTTGCTTAGGCCATGATATTACTATGCAAGAGCAGATGAGCTTTGAGCTCAATCAGTTTTTTAATTTATCGCAAAGTTTATTGTGTATCGCCAGCCCTAGCGGCTTTTTTGCTCGGGTTAATAAGGCGTTTACTCAAGTACTAGGCCATAGTGAAGCTGAACTGCTTAGCCAGCCCATTCTCAGCTTTGTTCATCCAGATGATATAACGAAAACCCAAGTAGAATTTGCCAATATTGAGCAAGGTACAGTCTCGGCTAAGTTTAGTAATAGACTACGGCATAAAGATGGCCATCATGTATCCTTAGAATGGTTTACAGCTATAGATCCTGACTCGGGCAAATTATACTCCGCAGCTCAAGATGTAACAGAGCGTTTAAAGCTAGAGCAGTTAAAAAGTGAATTTATATCTACGGTTAGCCATGAGCTGCGAACACCTATTACCTCGATAAGCGGAGCCTTAAGTTTAGTGCTTTCCGGTGTCGTCGGCGAGGTGACAGAGGAGTCGAAAAAGTTATTAAACATTGCTAATAGCAACTGTAAACGGTTAGCCAATTTAATTAATGATTTACTGGATATTGAAAAACTACACGCCGGTAAAATGCAGGTAGAGCTAAAAACACACTGTTTAACTGCACTGTTACAGCGGGCTGTTGAGGAGAATCAAACCTATAGCAAAAAGCAGTCGCTTAAATTGAGCTTACAATTGCCAGCTGAAGCACAAGGCTGGCAGGTGCGTGTTGATGAGTTTCGTTTCTTGCAAATTATGGCCAATTTAATTTCTAATGCGGTTAAGTTTTCTGAAGAAAACAGTGAAGTGATTATTAGTGCTACTTTGCAGCAATCAATGCTAACTATCGCTGTAACTGACTTTGGCTCAGGTATTGCCGAGCAATTTAAAGGCCAGATCTTTGAAAAGTTTTCGCAAGCAGATGCCAGTGATGCTAGAGAAAAAGGCGGTACCGGCTTAGGCTTAGCCTTAAGTAAGCAACTCGCTGAGGCCATGTCGGGTACGCTTAGTTTTGACTCAACCTTCGGTGAAGGTAGCACTTTTTATGTCCATTTTCCGATTGCCAATAAGCAATAA